From Etheostoma cragini isolate CJK2018 chromosome 1, CSU_Ecrag_1.0, whole genome shotgun sequence, a single genomic window includes:
- the crispld2 gene encoding cysteine-rich secretory protein LCCL domain-containing 2, with the protein MTCVAMTWLPVLSLLLLCLRDSAPLFLPDSNELRQLLSRYEEEADQNGTINTAGIRTRRAIRWSDREEILQLHNKLRGAVYPTASNMEYMVWDDELERSATHWAEQCQWDHGPQDLLMSIGQNLAVHWGRYRSPAFHVQAWYDEVKDYTYPYPQECNPWCPDRCSGPMCTHYTQLVWATTSRVGCAVHVCPRMDVWGETWENSVYLVCNYSPKGNWIGEAPYQHGRPCSQCPPSFGGGCKNNLCYKDSQRSETEDMNEVEKPQVPLPPRTTAKPAPKPKPSPPKKSASKPFIPKPTTHRTPSSKSPSNTFLAQNIKCETRLRDKCRGGTCNRYNCPANCLNKKGKVWGTVFYDVQSSICRAAIHFGVIDNNGGLVEVTRKDKLPFFVRATKNGIESYSKYKPSNAFVVAKVEETTADCYTTVAEICPYKKPDSRCPRIFCPANCKTQPSYWSPVIGNNIYTDSSSICKAAIHAGAIKADGGFVDVLPLDKRKHYAGVLKNGIQSESKSSTEGGSFRIFAVRE; encoded by the exons ATGACCTGTGTTGCCATGACCTGGCTCCCTGTCCTCTCCCTCCTGCTGTTGTGCCTCAGGGACTCAGCTCCCCTCTTCCTGCCCGACTCCAATGAGCTCAGGCAGCTGCTGAGCCGCTACGAGGAGGAAGCAGACCAGAACGGCACCATCAACACAGCTGGCATTAGGACCCGACGAGCCATCCGCTGGTCGGACCGTGAGGAGATCCTCCAGCTGCACAACAAGCTGAGGGGCGCCGTCTACCCCACTGCCTCGAACATGGAGTACATG GTTTGGGATGATGAGTTGGAGCGTTCCGCCACTCACTGGGCAGAGCAGTGTCAGTGGGACCATGGACCTCAGGACCTGCTCATGTCTATCGGACAAAACCTGGCTGTTCACTGGGGAAG ATACCGTTCTCCTGCCTTCCATGTCCAGGCCTGGTACGATGAGGTGAAAGACTACACCTACCCCTACCCCCAAGAGTGCAATCCCTGGTGTCCAGATCGCTGCTCCGGGCCTATGTGCACCCATTACACCCAg CTGGTTTGGGCAACCACTAGCCGAGTGGGCTGCGCTGTGCACGTGTGTCCAAGGATGGACGTGTGGGGCGAAACATGGGAGAACTCAGTATACCTTGTGTGCAACTATTCCCCAAA GGGCAACTGGATCGGCGAGGCTCCATACCAGCATGGCCGCCCTTGCTCCCAGTGCCCTCCCAGCTTTGGAGGAGGATGTAAGAATAACCTGTGCTACAAAG ACTCGCAGCgctcagagacagaggacatgAACGAGGTGGAGAAACCTCAGGTTCCCCTGCCACCTCGTACCACCGCCAAACCTGCCCCCAAACCTAAACCCTCTCCACCGAAGAAATCAGCATCCAAACCTTTCATTCCTAAGCCCACCACACACAGGACACCATCTTCAAAGAGCCCCAGCAACACCTTTCTTG CTCAGAACATTAAGTGTGAGACTAGACTGCGGGATAAGTGTAGAGGCGGAACCTGCAACAG ATACAATTGTCCTGCTAATTGTCTAAATAAGAAAGGGAAAGTCTGGGGAACCGTCTTTTACGATGTG caATCGAGTATTTGCCGAGCTGCTATCCACTTTGGTGTCATCGACAACAATGGAGGATTGGTCGAAGTCACAAGGAAGGACAAGTTGCCATTCTTTGTCAGAGCCACTAAGAATGGCATAGAGTCCTACAG taaatataaaCCCAGCAATGCCTTCGTGGTGGCCAAAGTGGAAG AAACAACTGCTGACTGCTACACCACAGTGGCTGAAATCTGCCCTTACAAAAAGCCTGACTCCCGCTGTCCAAG AATCTTCTGTCCGGCAAACTGCAAGACTCAGCCTTCCTATTGGTCACCTGTGATTGGaaacaacatttacacagaT AGCTCCAGTATTTGCAAAGCAGCCATCCATGCAGGGGCAATCAAAGCAGACGGTGGTTTTGTGGATGTTCTGCCCCTGGACAAGAGAAAGCACTATGCTGGGGTCCTGAAAAATGGCATCCAGTCGGAGAG CAAGAGCAGCACAGAGGGTGGCTCTTTTCGAATTTTTGCTGTGAGGGAGTGA